In Gammaproteobacteria bacterium, the sequence ATCACCAATCACGATAAACTTCTGAGATGTCAGTCCCTCAAGCCCGACAGGCCCGCGCGCGTGAAACTTATCCGTGCTGATCCCGATCTCTGCGCCGAGGCCATATTCGTACCCGTCGGCAAATCGAGTGGACGCGTTGATCATTACGGAGCTGGAATCTACCTCTCTGAGAAACCGGCGGCCGTCACTCACATCTTCGGTAACGATGGCATCAGTATGTTGTGATCCATACTGACGAATATGATCGATCGCCTGATCTAATCCCTTCACTACGCGAACTGATAAGATCGGCGCAAGATATTCTGTCGACCAATCCTCCTCAGTAGCAGGAATTGCATCGGGCAAGATGGTCCGCGTGGTCTCGCAACCGCGAATCTCCACGCCCGCTTCTCGATACATCGGACCGAGCCGTTCCAATACGGACTCGGCAATCGCATCTGCGACCAAAAGTGTCTCCATCGTATTACAGGTCCCAAAGCGCTGGGCCTTCGCATTAAAAGCGATGGCGACAGCCTTATCGATATCAGCGTCGTCATCGATGTACACATGACAAACGCCATGAAGATGCTGAATGACCGGCACCCTCGCCTCACGCGTGACCCGTTCCATCAGCCCCTTGCCACCGCGCGGCACGACGAGGTCAACATGCTCCCTCATACGCAAGAGCTCGCCCACCGCTGCACGGTCAGTGGTCTCGATCACCTGCACCGCATCCTCCGGTAATCCCGCGTCTTTCAGCCCCTTGTGGATACACGCCGCGATTGCCTGATTGGAGTGGATCGCTTCTGAACCGCCGCGCAGGATCGCCGCATTGCCTGACTTCAGGCAAAGACCAGCCGCATCTGCCGTCACATTGGGACGCGATTCATAAATAATGACGATAACCCCGAGAGGCACGCGCATCCGCCCGACCTGGATGCCGGAAGGCCGGTAACTGAGGTTGCTGATCTGCCCGACGGGATCCGGCAGCCCGGCGACCTGCCTCAGCCCCTCGGCCATGGCGCTGATTCGCCGCTGGGTCAATTCCAACCGATCCAGAAGCGCTGCATCAAGGCCACCTGCCCTGCCCGTCTCAAGATCGCGTCTATTGGCCTCAAAAAGATCACTTGTATGGTTTTCAAGATGGGCCGCGATCGCAAGCACGGCTTTGTCCTTGAGCTTTGTCTCGGCACGCGCCATTTCAACAGCCGCGTGCGTCGCGCGCTCACCAACCTTTTTTATATAGGTTTGAATGTCCATGCCAACCTAACGAGACGATACACGGGTCGGTTCATGCAACCGTGCAGAGTGATCCAATACATGCACTCCGTTAAAAGACGTTAACCCGAGTTTCACACCGGCAATATTCAGACACAGACATTTCAAAGCGTCCCAAGCATTGCCCGGTGTTACACCTTTGATGATTCGGTCAATCGTTGCCGCTTCCCGCAATAAGCCTTGCCAATCTCGCGCCCCGTGGCGTTCCAAGGCTCGTTTAACAATCGGCCGCCGCCTTTCCCAGACTCGGAAGTCAGCAAAAACCCGCGCAAGACCCAAATCCATTTTCTCGGCCATCACGGACATCGCCCGAAGCTCCCTCGCCAACGCCCACAACACCAGGCTTGCTTCCACTCCCTCACTGCAAAGCCCCATCAGGATCCGAATACTTCGTCCCGCATCACCCTCGAGGGCAGCATCGACCAAGGCAAAGACATCGAAACGGGCAGAATCCGCGACCGCGTCGAGGACATCATTCGCCTCGATCGCTGCATTGGGCCGCAGTAGGAGCAGCTTATCCAGCTCCTGGGCAGCCGCCAGCAAATTGCCTTCAACACGCTCGGCGATCAATGTGGCTGCCTCGGGGGTCACGTGCACCCCGCGACCCGCCATACGATCAATGATCCATGCTGGCAGCTGCCGGGGCTCAATTGGCCGGACCTGAATCACCACGCCATTCGCGTCCAGGGCCTTGAACCACTGACTTTGCTGGACTCTTTTATCAAACTTGCTCGCAATGATGATCAAAACGGTATCGTCAGGTGGCTTATTTGCATAGGCGGCTAATGCCTGCGCACCCTCCTGACCCGGTTTGGCCTCAAGCAATCTGAGCTCGATCAGACGCCGAGTCGCAAACAACGAGCGGTTGTCACGTGCATGTTGCAGAGCACTCCAGTCGAATCCCGACTCTACGGTAAGTACGATCCGCTCATCAAACCCTTGATGGCCTGCGAATGCACGGATCTCATCCGCTGCTTCCATGCGCTGCAACGGCTCATCACCAGTTAAAAGATATATCGGCGCCAGGCCCATACGCTCTAAGTTGGGAGCAAGCTGATCGAATTTAAGCTTCATGAAAGAGTGCGAATCAACGGAGAGAGGTTTCCCAGTTTACTCCGTGACAAGGACCGCAAACTTCTGAATGGCTTGCAGGCGCCTCAAGATCAGCGTGGCTGCTTGCCGCCGCATATCATCGTCGACGACACCCGCCTCGTTAAACTTTCCCAACACATCCGTGCCATCGAAGGTTAGGTCTTTCACAACGCCTATCTGCTGATCCTTTATCAGCACATTGCCATCCGATCTCGCTACCGACAGGTTTACTCTGTAACCCAGTTGGTATTCTTCCACCTTGCCGGTTTGGGCAGAGACCGCCAGTACACGTCTATCAAAAGACTCGTTTCTGACCTTCACCAAGAGTTCCGCGTCTTCCCGATTTTTCGTTGTGGACACGCCAGCGTCATTCAGTCGCTGAATAATCTCCGCTGCTAGCGCATCAGCACCTTGAGATTGGACATAGACCACGGGCAATTCGAGTGCCGCGTCAGTGGAACCCCGCAAATGAAACCCAC encodes:
- a CDS encoding glutamate-5-semialdehyde dehydrogenase, whose product is MDIQTYIKKVGERATHAAVEMARAETKLKDKAVLAIAAHLENHTSDLFEANRRDLETGRAGGLDAALLDRLELTQRRISAMAEGLRQVAGLPDPVGQISNLSYRPSGIQVGRMRVPLGVIVIIYESRPNVTADAAGLCLKSGNAAILRGGSEAIHSNQAIAACIHKGLKDAGLPEDAVQVIETTDRAAVGELLRMREHVDLVVPRGGKGLMERVTREARVPVIQHLHGVCHVYIDDDADIDKAVAIAFNAKAQRFGTCNTMETLLVADAIAESVLERLGPMYREAGVEIRGCETTRTILPDAIPATEEDWSTEYLAPILSVRVVKGLDQAIDHIRQYGSQHTDAIVTEDVSDGRRFLREVDSSSVMINASTRFADGYEYGLGAEIGISTDKFHARGPVGLEGLTSQKFIVIGDGHIRE
- the lptE gene encoding LPS assembly lipoprotein LptE; amino-acid sequence: MNRNYVLLLGFAFLISACGFHLRGSTDAALELPVVYVQSQGADALAAEIIQRLNDAGVSTTKNREDAELLVKVRNESFDRRVLAVSAQTGKVEEYQLGYRVNLSVARSDGNVLIKDQQIGVVKDLTFDGTDVLGKFNEAGVVDDDMRRQAATLILRRLQAIQKFAVLVTE
- the holA gene encoding DNA polymerase III subunit delta, with amino-acid sequence MKLKFDQLAPNLERMGLAPIYLLTGDEPLQRMEAADEIRAFAGHQGFDERIVLTVESGFDWSALQHARDNRSLFATRRLIELRLLEAKPGQEGAQALAAYANKPPDDTVLIIIASKFDKRVQQSQWFKALDANGVVIQVRPIEPRQLPAWIIDRMAGRGVHVTPEAATLIAERVEGNLLAAAQELDKLLLLRPNAAIEANDVLDAVADSARFDVFALVDAALEGDAGRSIRILMGLCSEGVEASLVLWALARELRAMSVMAEKMDLGLARVFADFRVWERRRPIVKRALERHGARDWQGLLREAATIDRIIKGVTPGNAWDALKCLCLNIAGVKLGLTSFNGVHVLDHSARLHEPTRVSSR